A single Malaclemys terrapin pileata isolate rMalTer1 chromosome 3, rMalTer1.hap1, whole genome shotgun sequence DNA region contains:
- the LOC128834772 gene encoding histone H4-like: protein MSGRGKGGEGLGKGGAKRHCKVLQDNIQGITKSAIRRLARSGCVKRISGLIYKETCGVLKVFVKNVISDAVTYTEHAKRKTVMAMDVVYALKRQGRTLYGFGG from the exons ATGTCTGGTCGCGGTAAGGGTGGTGAAGGCTTGGGAAAGGGAGGTGCCAAGCGCCATTGTAAAGTGCTTCAGGATAACATCCAGGGTATAACCAAGTCAGCTATTCGTCGCTTGGCTCGAAGCGGGTGTGTGAAGCGTATTTCGGGGTTGATCTACAAAGAGACCTGTGGAGTGCTGAAGGTgtttgtcaag AATGTGATCAGTGATGCTGTCACTTACACTGAACATGCCAAGCGAAAGACTGTAATGGCTATGGATGTGGTTTATGCTCTGAAGCGCCAGGGTCGTACTCTCTACGGTTTTGGTGGCTAA